Proteins encoded together in one Cellulomonas gilvus ATCC 13127 window:
- a CDS encoding MFS transporter codes for MPPAVAAVLTGEEAAAAWRRLRATTWALCALVFLAAFESLAVTTVMPTVSEALDGASLYALAFAAPLATGVVGMVVAGAWADRAGPARPLAAAAGLFVAGLVVAGTAVSMEQLAAGRLLQGLGGGSLTVVAYVVVARLYPGSLHPRVFAGFSAAWVVPSLVGPPVAGFVAEHLHWRWVFLAVAVLVPAVAAVALHRVRTLGAPDAPAQEEDAVRRVEPPATGRRIAWASLAAVAVLALGLGAEVEGRAAFVVAALGVTCALVALRPLVPHGTLHAARGLPAVVATRALLAGGFFAAEVYLPYLLTRRYGIAASLAGVTLTAAAIAWAGASWLQGRLGDRLPHTRAIRIGTATVALAIAATAAGAATHAPVVVLVVAWATAGFGMGLTYARQTVLVLRYSAAGAEGANSSALSVADSLGAALALSVTGVLFGAAADRGGDVPYAVCLTLTAVLALAAALVAPRVAPRAGYGPGAVADPSTSASTART; via the coding sequence GTGCCTCCCGCCGTCGCCGCCGTCCTGACCGGCGAGGAGGCCGCCGCCGCGTGGCGCCGGCTGCGCGCGACGACGTGGGCGCTGTGCGCGCTCGTGTTCCTGGCCGCGTTCGAGAGCCTCGCGGTGACCACGGTCATGCCCACGGTGTCCGAGGCGCTCGACGGCGCCTCGCTGTACGCGCTCGCATTCGCCGCGCCGCTCGCGACCGGCGTGGTCGGGATGGTGGTCGCGGGCGCCTGGGCGGACCGGGCCGGGCCCGCGCGGCCGCTCGCGGCCGCGGCCGGCCTGTTCGTCGCCGGGCTCGTCGTCGCGGGCACCGCGGTCTCCATGGAGCAGCTCGCCGCCGGGCGCCTGCTCCAGGGCCTCGGCGGCGGCTCGTTGACCGTGGTGGCGTACGTCGTCGTCGCGCGGCTGTACCCGGGGTCGCTCCACCCGCGGGTGTTCGCCGGCTTCTCGGCGGCGTGGGTGGTGCCGTCGCTCGTCGGTCCGCCCGTCGCGGGGTTCGTCGCCGAGCACCTGCACTGGCGGTGGGTGTTCCTGGCGGTCGCGGTGCTGGTGCCCGCGGTCGCGGCGGTCGCGCTGCACCGCGTCCGGACCCTGGGTGCGCCCGACGCGCCCGCCCAGGAGGAGGACGCCGTACGGCGCGTCGAGCCGCCGGCGACCGGGCGGCGGATCGCATGGGCGTCACTCGCGGCCGTCGCGGTCCTCGCGCTCGGGCTCGGCGCCGAGGTCGAGGGACGCGCGGCGTTCGTCGTGGCGGCGCTGGGCGTCACGTGCGCGCTCGTGGCGCTGCGTCCCCTGGTCCCGCACGGCACGCTGCACGCGGCGCGCGGCCTGCCCGCGGTCGTGGCCACGCGCGCGCTGCTCGCCGGTGGGTTCTTCGCCGCCGAGGTCTACCTGCCCTACCTCCTGACGCGGCGCTACGGCATCGCCGCGTCGCTCGCGGGCGTCACGCTGACCGCCGCCGCCATCGCGTGGGCCGGCGCGTCGTGGCTGCAGGGGCGGCTGGGCGACCGCCTGCCCCACACGCGCGCGATCCGCATCGGCACCGCGACCGTCGCGCTCGCGATCGCGGCGACCGCTGCGGGGGCCGCGACGCATGCCCCCGTCGTCGTGCTCGTGGTCGCGTGGGCGACGGCGGGGTTCGGGATGGGTCTGACGTACGCGCGTCAGACGGTGCTGGTGCTGCGCTACTCCGCGGCGGGTGCCGAGGGCGCCAACAGCTCGGCGCTGTCGGTCGCCGACTCGCTCGGCGCGGCCCTCGCGCTGTCCGTGACGGGGGTGCTGTTCGGCGCGGCGGCCGACCGCGGCGGCGACGTCCCGTACGCGGTGTGCCTCACGCTCACCGCGGTCCTCGCGCTCGCGGCGGCGCTCGTCGCACCCCGCGTCGCACCGCGTGCCGGCTACGGGCCGGGTGCCGTCGCGGACCCGAGCACGTCCGCGAGCACCGCACGCACCTGA
- a CDS encoding thioredoxin family protein has translation MSETVAPVERLTARELGADLGEGATLVEIASAFCQPCRAARLVLEHAASTQPGVRVVVLDVADHLALGERLRVLSTPTVLVLDARGAVRHRMTGVPRLAQVRAVLADVLGSATAPGP, from the coding sequence GTGAGCGAGACCGTGGCGCCCGTGGAGCGGCTCACCGCCCGGGAGCTGGGTGCCGATCTGGGCGAGGGCGCGACGCTCGTCGAGATCGCGAGCGCGTTCTGCCAGCCGTGCCGGGCCGCGCGCCTCGTGCTCGAGCACGCGGCCTCGACCCAGCCCGGGGTGCGGGTCGTCGTGCTCGACGTCGCCGACCACCTGGCGCTGGGCGAGCGCCTGCGCGTGCTGTCGACGCCCACGGTGCTGGTGCTCGACGCACGTGGTGCGGTGCGGCACCGGATGACCGGCGTGCCCCGGCTGGCTCAGGTGCGTGCGGTGCTCGCGGACGTGCTCGGGTCCGCGACGGCACCCGGCCCGTAG
- the dapF gene encoding diaminopimelate epimerase, whose amino-acid sequence MTAPSTTSSITSTAAAAGVLHVTKGHGTQNDFVLVDDRAGTLELGAPLVRALADRRAGVGADGVIRLVATQHVPEGAPLLVDEPAAQWFMDYRNADGSIAEMCGNGVRVFALYLDRLGLWPAEGDLVVGTRAGAMRVRREPVPDGVDDAQWFAFDIGRWHLPGGAAAVEAGFDAEVEVAGLAVDRPALSVDVGNPHSVLALRDEAELALADLARAPRVTPTPPHGTNVEIVVPLGESVVDGRPTGRLRMRVHERGVGETRSCGTGAVAAAMAVRSWAGATAPDDWFVEVPGGTVRVRALGADHAELAGPAVLVAELDVDVAALLTA is encoded by the coding sequence ATGACGGCCCCCTCGACCACGTCCTCGATCACGAGCACGGCCGCCGCGGCGGGTGTGCTGCACGTGACGAAGGGTCACGGGACGCAGAACGACTTCGTGCTGGTCGACGACCGCGCAGGCACGCTCGAGCTCGGTGCGCCCCTGGTCCGTGCCCTGGCCGACCGCCGCGCGGGCGTCGGTGCGGACGGCGTCATCCGGTTGGTGGCGACGCAGCACGTGCCCGAGGGTGCTCCGCTGCTGGTCGACGAGCCCGCCGCGCAGTGGTTCATGGACTACCGCAACGCCGACGGGTCGATCGCGGAGATGTGCGGCAACGGCGTCCGGGTCTTCGCGCTGTACCTGGACCGGCTCGGGCTGTGGCCCGCCGAGGGCGACCTGGTGGTCGGGACGCGCGCCGGCGCCATGCGCGTGCGGCGCGAGCCCGTGCCCGACGGGGTCGACGACGCGCAGTGGTTCGCGTTCGACATCGGCCGCTGGCACCTGCCCGGAGGCGCCGCGGCCGTGGAGGCGGGCTTCGACGCCGAGGTCGAGGTCGCGGGTCTCGCGGTCGACCGGCCCGCGCTGTCCGTGGACGTCGGCAACCCGCACAGCGTGCTGGCGCTGCGGGACGAGGCCGAGCTCGCGCTCGCGGACCTGGCGCGCGCGCCGCGCGTCACGCCGACGCCCCCGCACGGCACCAACGTCGAGATCGTGGTCCCGCTGGGCGAGAGCGTCGTCGACGGCCGGCCCACGGGTCGGCTCCGGATGCGCGTGCACGAGCGTGGCGTGGGGGAGACGCGGTCGTGCGGCACGGGTGCGGTGGCCGCCGCGATGGCGGTGCGGTCCTGGGCGGGCGCGACCGCGCCCGACGACTGGTTCGTCGAGGTCCCCGGCGGCACCGTGCGCGTCCGTGCCCTCGGTGCCGACCACGCCGAGCTCGCGGGGCCCGCCGTGCTCGTGGCCGAGCTGGACGTCGACGTGGCTGCGCTCCTCACGGCGTGA
- the miaA gene encoding tRNA (adenosine(37)-N6)-dimethylallyltransferase MiaA has translation MSGLVVTVVGPTATGKSDLALELAIALGGEVVNADALQLYRGMDVGTAKLTPAERRGVPHHLLDVLDPREEASVADYQRLARAALEDIDRRGARAVAAGGSGLYVRALLDHMEFPGTDAAVRERLEQRVEAEGARALHAELDRVDPVAAAAIGPRNARRIVRALEVIELTGRRYSSSLPQHVYEVPAVQIGLDCDRAVLDARIESRTARMFDQGLVEEVERLLEHGLGRTAARAVGYAQVVSLLAGEFSSDEARAAISAGTRRLARKQMGWFGRDPRVHWLDAQDPELVPRALDLVAQADAGSLGPATDAPSTRRTLGS, from the coding sequence GTGAGCGGCCTCGTCGTCACGGTGGTCGGGCCCACCGCCACGGGGAAGTCGGACCTCGCGCTCGAGCTCGCGATCGCGCTGGGCGGCGAGGTCGTGAACGCGGATGCGCTGCAGCTGTACCGGGGCATGGACGTCGGGACCGCCAAGCTCACGCCCGCCGAACGCCGCGGCGTCCCGCACCACCTGCTCGACGTGCTCGACCCGCGCGAGGAGGCCTCGGTCGCGGACTACCAGCGCCTCGCGCGTGCGGCGCTCGAGGACATCGACCGCCGGGGGGCGCGTGCCGTCGCCGCGGGTGGCTCGGGGCTGTACGTCCGCGCGCTGCTCGACCACATGGAGTTCCCCGGCACGGACGCCGCGGTGCGTGAACGGCTCGAGCAGCGGGTCGAGGCGGAGGGCGCCCGCGCGCTGCACGCCGAGCTGGACCGCGTGGACCCGGTCGCGGCCGCCGCGATCGGCCCGCGCAACGCACGCCGCATCGTGCGCGCGCTCGAGGTCATCGAGCTCACGGGGCGCCGCTACTCGTCGTCGCTGCCGCAGCACGTGTACGAGGTCCCGGCCGTGCAGATCGGGCTGGACTGCGACCGTGCGGTGCTCGACGCGCGCATCGAGTCCCGCACCGCGCGCATGTTCGACCAGGGCCTGGTCGAGGAGGTCGAGCGCCTGCTGGAGCACGGCCTGGGCCGCACGGCGGCGCGCGCGGTCGGCTACGCGCAGGTCGTGTCGCTGCTCGCGGGTGAGTTCTCGTCCGACGAGGCACGCGCGGCGATCAGCGCGGGGACGCGACGCCTCGCGCGCAAGCAGATGGGCTGGTTCGGGCGGGACCCGCGCGTGCACTGGCTCGACGCGCAGGACCCCGAGCTGGTGCCACGCGCGCTCGACCTGGTGGCGCAGGCCGATGCTGGCAGCCTCGGACCCGCCACGGACGCACCGAGCACGCGCCGTACCCTGGGCTCATGA
- a CDS encoding class III extradiol ring-cleavage dioxygenase family protein: protein MFVAAALVPDTALVVPGASGARDAAAQLRAAARDAVRDALTDADRVVVVAPADAVRSTTSARPAGRVPAGTGGGASWLIGVAHATLAAVGVPDAMLAGVLPTVRLVGPDDAPGGSGVDPHAAVVPGVATSVALHLLAPVWPGPVHALEVTRGAPEPDPAALRALGADVVAGAGRVALVVVGSGSGRHGPDAPLADDPAALDVDAMLTSALAAPTARSLDEVAALDAGTASTLAVSGRPCWQVLVGAVGDVPLRAEVAAPVLLGAQHVVGTWRTHDAADRT, encoded by the coding sequence ATGTTCGTCGCAGCCGCGCTCGTCCCGGACACCGCGCTCGTGGTGCCCGGTGCGTCCGGTGCGCGCGACGCGGCCGCGCAGCTGCGTGCCGCCGCGCGCGACGCCGTCCGTGACGCGCTCACGGATGCCGACCGCGTGGTCGTCGTGGCGCCGGCCGACGCCGTCCGGTCGACGACGTCAGCGCGGCCGGCGGGGCGTGTCCCCGCGGGGACGGGTGGCGGCGCGTCCTGGCTGATCGGTGTGGCGCACGCGACCCTCGCAGCGGTCGGCGTGCCCGATGCGATGCTCGCCGGGGTCCTCCCGACCGTGCGCCTCGTCGGGCCCGACGACGCGCCCGGGGGCTCCGGGGTCGACCCGCACGCGGCGGTCGTGCCCGGTGTGGCCACGTCGGTCGCGCTGCACCTGCTGGCACCCGTGTGGCCGGGACCGGTGCACGCGCTCGAGGTCACGCGCGGCGCGCCCGAGCCGGACCCCGCGGCCCTGCGCGCGCTCGGGGCAGACGTGGTCGCGGGTGCCGGACGCGTCGCGCTCGTGGTGGTCGGGTCCGGTTCGGGCCGCCACGGACCCGACGCTCCGCTCGCGGACGACCCGGCGGCCCTCGACGTGGACGCGATGCTCACGTCCGCGCTCGCCGCGCCGACGGCACGGTCGCTGGACGAGGTCGCGGCACTGGACGCGGGGACGGCGTCGACGCTCGCCGTGTCCGGCCGACCGTGCTGGCAGGTGCTCGTGGGCGCGGTCGGAGACGTGCCGCTGCGTGCCGAGGTCGCCGCACCCGTGCTGCTCGGTGCGCAGCACGTCGTCGGCACCTGGCGCACGCACGACGCGGCGGACCGGACGTGA
- a CDS encoding HSP90 family protein translates to MNGPDATNFQVDLRGVVDLLARHLYSGPRVYLRELLQNGVDAITARRAVDPAAPARVRLRPFDGGGLEVTDTGVGLTPDEARELLATIGRSSKRDLDLGVGRDEFLGQFGIGLLSAFMVAERIELVSRSAVHPDAPVVRWCGYDDGSYTLEELTGADAARQDVGSTVRLLPRRDAEHWLEPTTVVALAEEFGGLLPVDVAVQVPLVAVGGPDDGAPEGAERVWRRTSAPALPWRTGRTGEQRDAELADYCERTFGFRPLAHLDLDVPVAGVDGVAFILPSSAPASAAVHRVYLKRMLLGTRVPTVLPDWAFFARCVLDASALRPTASREALYEDEVLLATRDALGAAVRTWTIETLRSSSGLRRRFVEAHHLALRALATSDDDVLDLTAQVLPYETTDGTHTLEEVRQATGSIVYAATVEEYRRIAPVARAEGLVVVNGGYAYDSDILERLAARHPSWGVRPLSTSDVAQVLGLLPPVREIELAGFVTAANALLEPLECELQLREFEPTSLPALLLQDREGDHQRNLARTVAEGDDLWGELLTGFARDAQPRRLVLNCANPVVADLVDAPAGDVRDAGVRSLYVSATLLAGEPLRARDAELMTSALAVLLRAGVAQASVADGAVPPAGDPHAPGTDASGVPDPDETGGPR, encoded by the coding sequence GTGAACGGCCCGGACGCGACGAACTTCCAGGTCGACCTCCGCGGCGTCGTCGACCTGCTGGCCCGGCACCTGTACTCGGGTCCGCGCGTCTACCTGCGTGAGCTGCTGCAGAACGGCGTGGACGCGATCACCGCGCGCCGCGCGGTCGATCCGGCGGCACCCGCACGGGTGCGGCTGCGACCGTTCGACGGCGGCGGGCTCGAGGTCACGGACACCGGGGTGGGGCTCACGCCCGACGAGGCGCGCGAGCTGCTCGCCACGATCGGCCGGTCCTCGAAGCGGGACCTGGACCTGGGCGTCGGCCGGGACGAGTTCCTCGGGCAGTTCGGCATCGGGCTGCTCTCGGCGTTCATGGTCGCCGAACGCATCGAGCTGGTCTCGCGCTCGGCGGTGCACCCGGACGCGCCCGTGGTGCGCTGGTGCGGCTACGACGACGGCAGCTACACGCTGGAGGAGCTGACGGGCGCCGACGCGGCGCGGCAGGACGTCGGGTCGACGGTCCGGCTGCTCCCGCGGCGGGACGCCGAGCACTGGCTCGAGCCCACGACGGTGGTCGCGCTCGCCGAGGAGTTCGGCGGCCTCCTGCCGGTCGACGTCGCGGTGCAGGTCCCGCTGGTCGCCGTGGGCGGACCGGACGACGGGGCGCCGGAGGGCGCCGAGCGCGTGTGGCGCAGGACGAGCGCACCCGCGCTCCCGTGGCGCACGGGCCGCACGGGTGAGCAGCGCGATGCCGAGCTCGCGGACTACTGCGAGCGCACGTTCGGCTTCCGACCGCTCGCGCACCTCGACCTGGACGTCCCGGTCGCGGGGGTCGACGGTGTCGCGTTCATCCTGCCGAGCAGCGCGCCGGCCTCGGCCGCGGTGCACCGCGTGTACCTCAAGCGCATGCTGCTGGGCACGCGCGTACCCACCGTGCTGCCGGACTGGGCGTTCTTCGCCCGGTGCGTGCTGGATGCGAGCGCGCTGCGGCCCACGGCCTCGCGCGAGGCCTTGTACGAGGACGAGGTCCTGCTGGCCACCCGGGACGCGCTCGGCGCCGCGGTCCGCACGTGGACCATCGAGACGCTGCGCTCGTCGTCGGGGTTGCGGCGCCGGTTCGTCGAGGCGCACCACCTGGCGCTGCGTGCGCTCGCGACGAGCGACGACGACGTGCTCGACCTCACCGCGCAGGTGCTCCCGTACGAGACGACGGACGGCACGCACACGCTCGAGGAGGTGCGGCAGGCGACCGGCTCGATCGTCTACGCGGCCACGGTCGAGGAGTACCGCCGCATCGCGCCCGTCGCGCGCGCCGAGGGCCTCGTGGTGGTCAACGGCGGCTACGCCTACGACTCCGACATCCTCGAGCGCCTGGCCGCGCGTCACCCGTCGTGGGGTGTGCGCCCCCTGAGCACGAGCGACGTCGCGCAGGTGCTCGGCCTGCTCCCACCCGTGCGCGAGATCGAGCTGGCCGGGTTCGTGACCGCGGCCAACGCGCTGCTCGAGCCGCTCGAGTGCGAGCTGCAGCTGCGCGAGTTCGAGCCGACCTCGCTGCCGGCGCTGCTGCTGCAGGACCGCGAGGGCGACCACCAGCGCAACCTCGCACGCACGGTCGCGGAGGGTGACGACCTGTGGGGCGAGCTGCTCACCGGCTTCGCACGGGACGCCCAGCCCCGCCGTCTGGTCCTCAACTGCGCCAACCCCGTGGTCGCGGACCTCGTGGACGCGCCCGCGGGTGACGTGCGTGACGCGGGAGTCCGTTCGTTGTACGTGTCCGCGACTCTCCTGGCGGGCGAGCCGCTGCGTGCGCGGGACGCCGAGCTGATGACCTCGGCGCTCGCCGTGCTGCTGCGGGCCGGCGTCGCGCAGGCCTCGGTCGCGGACGGCGCGGTTCCGCCCGCGGGCGATCCGCACGCGCCCGGCACGGACGCGTCCGGCGTCCCCGACCCCGACGAGACCGGAGGACCACGGTGA
- a CDS encoding YbjN domain-containing protein, whose translation MGFFNKPDALPAEPSGLAPLSDARIKAVLDARGYNYGVDGDGDIGGIWDDHLFYFLRIGSEQEHLQVRGRWSRPLSAAHYTAVLELANEWNINKLFPKTYVRVEDGDLGVYAEHTVDYEPGLTDEQLDQHLACGVSTALSFFGLLDERFPEAVEQFRAMDAARREQE comes from the coding sequence ATGGGGTTCTTCAACAAGCCCGACGCCCTGCCGGCCGAGCCGAGCGGGCTCGCACCGCTCAGCGACGCGCGGATCAAGGCGGTCCTCGACGCGCGCGGCTACAACTACGGGGTCGACGGCGACGGCGACATCGGGGGCATCTGGGACGACCACCTGTTCTACTTCCTGCGGATCGGCAGCGAGCAGGAGCACCTGCAGGTGCGCGGCCGCTGGTCGCGCCCGCTCTCGGCCGCGCACTACACGGCGGTGCTCGAGCTCGCCAACGAGTGGAACATCAACAAGCTGTTCCCCAAGACGTACGTGCGCGTCGAGGACGGCGACCTGGGCGTGTACGCCGAGCACACCGTGGACTACGAGCCCGGTCTGACGGACGAGCAGCTCGACCAGCACCTCGCGTGCGGCGTCTCGACCGCGCTGTCGTTCTTCGGTCTGCTCGACGAGCGGTTCCCCGAGGCGGTCGAGCAGTTCCGGGCGATGGACGCGGCGCGGCGAGAGCAGGAGTGA
- a CDS encoding type III secretion system chaperone family protein, with the protein MAGLPEPHRPWWRRAGRRATSSSPAPQRPEPSDDELQDSVARLLARELGAVEVAGDNPTPLSPARIAAWMAQNDFSYFIDNDGDLGGLWRGRLFYFFLFGEQSEILQVRGQWHREIAIERLEEVLDVCNEWNADRIWPKAYVRVRDNGRVHVVSEVATDLEHGATDEQLSQLLFCGLSTGSMFFDALDELYPDPAGTAP; encoded by the coding sequence ATGGCAGGGCTTCCCGAACCGCACCGGCCCTGGTGGCGCCGGGCGGGTCGTCGCGCCACCTCGTCGTCGCCCGCCCCGCAGCGGCCCGAGCCGTCCGACGACGAGCTGCAGGACAGCGTGGCGCGCCTGCTGGCGCGTGAGCTGGGCGCGGTCGAGGTCGCGGGCGACAACCCGACGCCGCTGTCACCCGCGCGCATCGCGGCGTGGATGGCGCAGAACGACTTCAGCTACTTCATCGACAACGACGGCGACCTGGGCGGCCTGTGGCGCGGCCGCCTGTTCTACTTCTTCCTGTTCGGCGAGCAGTCCGAGATCCTGCAGGTGCGCGGGCAGTGGCACCGCGAGATCGCGATCGAGCGCCTCGAGGAGGTGCTCGACGTGTGCAACGAGTGGAACGCCGACCGCATCTGGCCCAAGGCGTACGTGCGGGTGCGGGACAACGGCCGCGTGCACGTCGTCTCGGAGGTCGCGACCGACCTGGAGCACGGCGCGACCGACGAGCAGCTCTCGCAGCTGCTGTTCTGCGGCCTGTCCACCGGCAGCATGTTCTTCGACGCGCTCGACGAGCTGTACCCCGACCCGGCCGGGACGGCGCCGTGA